A segment of the Cohnella algarum genome:
ACCGCTTCATCGTTGCTATAATGCAGCGCGTTGATTCTGGCATCCCAGCTGTCCGTCTGCTTCTGCAAGGAAAGAAATCCGTTATACGCGGCCTGCAGCTTGGCGGCTTCCGTCTTCTCCGTTACCGCGAGAAGCTTGTCCCACTTGGCTTGGGCCGCGGCCGTAAATTGCACCGTCGCGGCGTGCGACAAGGGGGCGAACGCGCTGACCAAACCGAAAACGAAAAGTGCTGCAGCAATCCATTTTCTCCAGTTCATGCTTGACTCCTCCAATCGATTCGTTGAATTTGGCAAAGCAAAAAGCACCTGCCGGAAAAGCCGAACGGCTTCCCTACAGGTGCTTCCTCGTAAGGTGATGCGAACTATTGTTCTCAGTTTAGACGATCGAAAACGGGATGTCAAGCGCTTGTCCGGGCGCGTGCCTATCTTTTTCTCAATTCGAAAAACTCGCAGCCGGCCCGGGAATGATAGGCCAGATCTCCGACGCCGGACTGGACGACGACCGTCCGTTCGTCAAAGCGAACGATGACGCCGCCGGAATCGACGATATGGTCGTCTTTGAACACGCGGACGGCGGCCCGCCGCTCTTGCGCCTCGGAAAAGTCGGGATCGGTCAGCAGCTTGCGATTGATCATGGCCGGGCTTGCCTCCTTAGGAATCGGTAACAGGAGAATACCAGTTTCCGGGCGGATGCACAAGGCCCGCAAGTCGCCAAACCAGCTCCATAATCAAGCTGTACGCGGAGATCCGCTTGATCCTTCGCGATACGAGCATCGCGACTATCGAAATACATTTATTTTTGTTCGCCTACATACACTGTATCACTTTCCGAAGAAGGATCGTGATGCGAGGATGGACATTGAACTGACGGCCCTGCATTGGGTGTATCTGGCGTTCATCGTCTTCATTCTGGTGCTGATGGCCAGGCGGCGCGACACGGTCATGCTTTGCGTAATCGGCGTCTTCGCGCTCGGTCTGATCGCGACCGAGAGCTTGACTCGATCCGTATCGGGCATCTTCAACGGCTTTATTTATGCGACAAAAGAGCTGGCCGGGACGATCTTCATCATTTCCATCATCGTGTCGATGAGCCGCGTCATGATCAAGACCGGCATCAACGAGCTGATGGTCGCGCCGCTGACGCGGTTCATTCGAACGCCCGCGATCGCGTTTTGGGGAATCGGCATCATTATGCTCGTTTCCTCTTTCTTTTTTTGGCCGTCTCCCGGCGTGGCGCTGATCGGGGCGGTGCTGCTGCCGGTCGCTCGGCGGGTCGGGCTGCCCGCGCTCGGCGCCGCGATCGCGATGAACCTGTTCGGCCACGGCATCGCGCTTTCCGGCGATTACGTCATCCAGGGAGCGCCGAAGCTGACCGCGGATGCCGCGGGTCTGCCGGTATCCGAGGTGATGGAGGCGAGCGTGCCGCTCGTCATCGTCATGGGGGCCGTCACGACGATCGCCGCATTCTGGATGATGCTGCGGGATCAGAAAAACGGGAAGTGGCGGGACGGCCTGGTCGCTTCGGCGGACCGTTCGATCCAGGCGTCGGACGAGCGGATCGCCCTGCCGCCGCGCGTCCGGCGATGGGCGGCCGCGATCATTCCGCTGCTGTTCGCGGCCGATGTCGCCGCGATGTTCGCTTTCGACCTGCAGGGGGGCGACGCCACCGCGTTGATCGGGGGCACCGCCGTCATCATCCTCATCGTTCTCGCGCTGCTCGCCCACCGCGGCGAAGGGCTGGAGGAGACGACGTCCTACCTCGTGCAAGGCTTTCAATTCGGCTTTAAAGTGTTCGGTCCGGTCATTCCGATCGCCGCCTTCTTCTATTTGGGCGATGCGGCGTTCGCGGAGCTGCTCGGCTCGCACTTGCCGGCCGGTTCCCACGGCATCGTCAACGACCTCGGCGTTGCCCTGGCCGAAACCGTCCCGGTCAACGGCATCGTCGGCTCGATTACACTGACGGTCACCGGCGCCATCACCGGGCTCGACGGCTCCGGGTTTTCCGGCATCTCGCTCGCGGGCTCCGTGGCGAACATGTTCGCCACGGCGATCGGCTCCGGCGCGGCGACGCTGACGGCGCTCGGCCAGGTGGCCGCCATTTGGGTCGGCGGCGGCACGATCGTGCCGTGGGCGCTCATTCCCGCCGCGGCCATTTGCGGCGTCAGCCCGTTCGAGCTGGCCAGACGCAACCTGAAGCCGGTGCTGATCGGCCTGGCCGTCACAACCGTCGTCGCGATGTTTCTCGTTTGAGGCGGCCGGCGGCTTGAAGGCATGCGGACGACCCTGTCGCGGCTTCTTCCCTGCCCTTTGATCATGGAAGGTTATTCCGGGTAAAATAGAAGTTATACATCCCGGAATAAAAGGAGCAACCGATGGCACGAGAAGCGAAACATACGGCGGCGATATCGCTTGGCATCATGGGAGCGGGGTTTCTCGCGACGTTCCCGGCGGACGGACATTGGGCGGGGGCGCTGCTGCACGGCGGTTTCGAGGCCGGTCTCGTCGGCGGCCTGGCCGACTGGTTTGCGGTAACGGCCCTGTTCCGCAAGCCGCTCGGCCTGCCGATTCCGCACACCGCTTTGCTCCCCCGCAACCGGGACAAGGTGGTCCGTTCCCTGATTCATGTCATCGAGAACGAATTTTTGACGAAAGAGAGCATCAAGCAAAAGGCGGGAGAGCTCCGCATCGGGGAGAAGCTGCTCGAAATCGCCGAAGGCCGGCTTCCGGACATCGTCCGCGCGGCGGTCCTGCTCGGCGACTACGGGCTGAAGCATCTGCCTGCGGAGCGCCTGGCCGCGTTTGCGGCGGGGGAGCTGCGGCGAATCGCGGAGAAGGCGGACGCGGCCGCCGTTCTGCGGGCCTTGCGTAACGAGATTTTGGAGCGGGGGTACGAGGAGCGGGCGCTGGACTTTTTGCTGGACAAGGCGGAAGACCTCGTTTCCTCGGATACCGCCCGCTACCAGCTCGGAAGCATGGCGGCTTCGGCACTCGGAAACCTTCAGGTGAACGGCTTGATGGGGTTCGCTGTCAACGCGTTCGTCGGATTTATGAGCGAGGACAAGCTGGGCTACATGCTGCAGGGCGCGATTCTGGGCAAGCTGCGGGAGATGACCGCCGACGAGGGGCACCCGCTGCGGGTGCTGCTGCTTAACGAGCTGCGGCGCGCGCTGATCGATCTGGACCGCAACGAAGCGTTGATCCGGGAGCTTGACGGCGCCAAGTCGCGCCTTCTGGAGCAATGGGACGCCGAAGCCTATCTTCGGCGCTGGATCGAGGAGCTTCGCGACCGGACGCTGGAATGGATCCATAGCGAGCGGTTCGAGCGGGATTTCGCGCTGCCGCTGCTCGCGAAGCTGATCGAGCGGGTAAGAGGCAACGAGGAGCTGTTGAATGCGTTTCAAAACTGGACCCAGACGCAAATTTCCCAAATCGTCGAGCGAAACCACTCCAAAATCGGCAAGCTCGTGCAGGAAAATCTGGACAAGCTGGACAACGATACGCTCATCGCGATGATGGAGGACAAGCTCGGCAAAGATTTGCAGTGGATTCGGGTTAACGGGGCGGTATGCGGCTTTTTGATCGGGCTGGCGCTCGAGGGCATCAATTTGATGTTATAGGTGCTATAATCGAGTCATTATCGAGGCCGGAGGGAACGAGCGAATGCTGATCATGAACGAGAAAATCAAAGCTTCCGAAGTCGAGCTGACGGGCCTGGACGGAGAGGCGCTGGGCATCGTCCCGCGCGCGGAGGCGTTGGAGCTGGCGAAGCGGCTGAAGGCGGACCTGGTATGCGCCTCGCTGCTCAGCAGCCCGCCCCTTGCAAGCTGGTTGCCCGGGGGCAGGCGAAGCAGGAGCGGCAGCAGGAGAAAAAGCAGGACCGGGCGGAGGCGCAATCGCTTAAAACGAAGGAAATTCGCCTCACTCCGCACATTGAAGACCACGACTACGAGACGAAGCTCCGCCAGGCGGAGAAGCTGCTGCAGTCGGGCCGCTCCGTGCAGCTTGTCGTTCGTCTGACGAACGCGAAGGAAGGGCAGCGGGCGAAGGAGCTGCTCGAAGCGATGCTCAAGGATTTGCAAGGCGCCGGAACGAAAAAAACGGCCGTGCAAACGAGCGGAAAGCAGGCGGCCGTGCTTGTACTGCCGCGATAAATTTATGTAAGAAAATCTGACTTAAGCGTTTACAATCCTTTACAAATGATAAATAAGACGGTATAGTGGTACTACGCTTAGTTTCCGGCTATATAGGTCGGGAAGCGGGGGAACCAGTTTTTGGGGCGAGTCGTTCGTCTTTTCGATGAACGTAGGGTACCATCTACCCGAGTCCGTCAGCTAACCTCGTCAGCAGGAGATGGGTCATTTCTTTGCTTATAACCAAGTAGAGTGAGGGCCCCCGCACGGTAGGGCTCTTTTTGTTTTATGATGGCCCCTGTTTTTTCTCCTATATCCGTTTCCCGCCGTTTTCCGCCGCTCTCGGACGATAAGCGAAAATGAAGGAGGGAACCGCGAAACATGATCAAAGCTCTTATTTTCGATTTCGACGGAACGATCATCGACACGGAAACCGCTTGGTACGTCGCTTTTCGCGAAGCTTACCAGCGGTATGAAGTCGATCTCAGCCTGGAGATGTACTCCGGATGCATCGGAACGAGCTTGCACGCCTTTAATCCTTACGAATATTTGATGACGGAATTGAAGCTTCCGATCGATCGGGACCAGTTTCGCGTTTCCGTTCAGGAACGCCATGCGGCGCTTATGCTTCAGGAAGCCGTCCGGCCCGGCATTCTGCATTTTCTGGATTCCGCCAAGGCGGCCGGCCTGCGAATCGGCCTGGCCTCCAGCTCGGATCGGGCCTGGATCGACCGGCACCTGGAACAGCTTAATCTGAAGGAATATTTCGAAGTCATTCGAACGAAGGACGATGTCCGGGAGGTCAAGCCGAATCCCGAATTGTACCTTCAGGTGCTTGAAGCGATGGGCATTGCAAACGACGAAGCCGTCGCGATCGAGGATTCGCCCAACGGCGCGCGTGCCGCTGTTGCCGCAGGACTGCGCTGCGTCGTCGTCCCGAACGAAATCACGCAAAGCCTGGAGTTTCCGGAGCTTCCGGGAGCCATCTGGGCCAAATCGCTGGAAGAAGTCGTCTTCGAGTCGCTTTTGACCGGTTCGCCCGTCCGCTAAACCCGGCGGCGGCGAACTTGTCCTAGAGGCGGGGGCGAAAGCTCCGCACCGTCAATAAATTGAAAATTCAGATATTATTTTCACCGTAAAGGCTGGGGTTTTTGATAAGGGAGAGGAGAGAACGATATTGAAATCAAGGAGAGCCGTCCATTTCGGAGCGGGCAATATCGGCAGGGGACTCGTCGGGTTGCTGTTGTCGCAGTCGGGGTATGAGATCTGTTTTGTCGCCCGCAACGAGAAACAGATCGAGCTGCTGCAGCAAAGAAAACAGTACACGGTCACCTTGGCCAACGAAAACAGGGATACGAACGTCGTGCGCAACGTATCGGCCGTCCATGTCAAAAACGACAAAGCCTTGCGGCAAACGATCGCCGAAGCGGACTTGGTCACGACGGCCGTCGGCGCTTCTTCGCTGCCTCATATCGCGGAGTCGCTCGCCAAAGGCATCGCTTTCCGCCTGCGGGAAAACAAACGGCCATTAAACGTCATCGCCTGCGAAAACGCCGTCGGGGGCAGCGCACAGCTCAAGAAGCTGGTGTACCGCCATCTGGATGAGCAGTCCCGCGAACGGGCGGACCGTTACGTTTCTTTTCCCAACTCCATCGTCGACCGGATCGTTCCGCAGCAAAAAAACGAAGATCCGCTCGCGGTGCAGGTCGAGCCTTTTTTCGAATGGGTCGTTCATCGTTCCGGCAATATGGGCGATATCGGGGATATTCGGGGCATTCAGGTCGTCGATAAGCTGGAGCCGTATACGGAGCGCAAGCTGTTCACCGTAAATACGGGTCACTGCGTTGCCGCTTATTTCGGCTACTTGTCCGGCTATCGGACGATTCAGGAAGCGTTGAAGGATGCCCGCCTTCGCTCCAAAGTCGAGAAAGTGCTTCATGAAACGGGAGAAATGCTCATTCGAAAGCATGGCTTTAACGAGTTGGAGCATCGAAAATACATCCGCAAAACGCTTGAACGGTTCGCCAATCCGGCGCTGGCCGACAAAGTGATTCGCGTCGGAAGGTCGCCGCTGCGCAAGCTGGCGCCGAACGACCGCCTCGTTCGCCCCGCGCTCCAGGCGCTGGCGCTCGGGGTCGAGGCGCCGCACCTCGTCTCCGCCATCGCCTCCGCCTTGATGTTCGATTACGAGGGCGATCCGGAAGCGGTAAGGCTGCAGGAGTTGATCCGCAAATACGGCGTCTCCCACGCGCTGACCGGAGTGACGGGAATTCCGGAAAAAAACCGGCTGCACGCCCTCGTCGCCGCCGAATACGGGAAAATGCGGCAGGCGGCGATGCGGCCGCCGCTCGGGAATATGTCGACGCTCGGGAATATGTCGAAATGACATCGGCCTTGGCCCGGTATTATACTGGGCTAAGGCTTGTTTTTTTGCAGATTATAACGACAAGGGTGAGGCCGGTGTTTTTGGAGGACGACAGTTGGATACGCTCGGTGCGGGAACGCTCCGGGCCGATGGAGAGGGCGGGCGAGCTTGATTCCGATTTGATCGAAGCGATCTATGAGGAAAAGCTGTTCAAGCTGTTCGTGCCGGAATCGATGAACGGCGCCATGACGCCGCTGCCCGAGGCGCTCCGCGCGTTCGAACGGGCGGCGTGGATCGACGGGGCGCTCGGCTGGGCGGTGACGATCGGGGCCGGGGGCGGTTTTTTCGCGGCGACGATGGATCAGGAGAGAGCGCGGGAGCTGTTTTCGGCGCGCGAGGCGGTCATCGCCGGAAGCGGCCTGCCGACCGGCCGCGCCGTGCGCGCGGAAGGAGGCTATCGGGTGTCGGGGCGCTGGAGCTATTGCAGCGGGGCGTTGTACGCGAGCTTCTTTACGGCGAATTGCGTCGTTGTCGCGGCGGAAGCCGGCGAGGCCGGGGCGGATAGAGTAGGTGGAGCTGACGGGGCCGGTGGGGCCGGGGCGGAAAGGGATGACGGAGCTGGCAGGGCCGGTGGAGCCTGGGCAGAAAGGGATGACGGAGCTGGCAGGGCCGGTGGAGCCTGGGCGGATAGGGTTGGCGAAGCAGACGGGGCCGGTGGGGCCGATGCGGGGAGACCGCCGCTTGTTCGCTCGTTCGCTTTTCTGCCCTGGCAGGTTGAAGTGATTCGCGATTGGAACGCCTTCGGACTTAGGGCGACGGGCAGCCATACGATCGTTGTGAACGACGCGTTCGTCCCGGACGACATGACGTTCGACATTATGGAGCCGCCGCGGCTTGCGGACCCGATTTACCGGTATCCGTTTCTGCCGTTTGCCCAAACGTCGTTCGCCGCCGTCGTCCTGGGCATCGGCCGGCATTTTCTGGACGAATGCGCGGGATTTGCGGACGAGCGCAAAGCCGATTGGGAGGCCGTCAAGCCGCGGAAGTTGGAGCTGCTGCTGTCGTCGCTGGCCGAATGGCGGCGGGAGGTCGACGCGGCTGCCGATCGCTTCCATGCGGCGGCGACCGAGACATGGGCCGGCTTTTTGCGGGCCGGCGCGCTTTCCCCCGAGGCGGAACGGCTTGTCGGCCGCCGCAGCCGGGAAGCGGCCCGAACCGCCGTCCGCGCGGCGGAGGCGCTGTTCCCGCAGCTCGGCATGACGGCGCTGCGGCAGGATCACCCGCTCAACCGGACGTGGCGGGATTTGCACACGGCGGCTCAGCACTCGGTGCTGCAGCCGGACGGCGATGAGGAGAATATCTGACGAAACCTTCTCCGCCAAGGCGGGATCATTAAAAAGAATCGCCAGGACGGGCGCGGGGCCTGCCGAGCGATTCTTTTTTAGTTTAAACTCTTCACCGTGCGAAAGCTGCTGCTCGTTTGAACCGCCAACCGCATGCAGCCGAACGCATTTGAGTAAAAATGACTCATCTGCCCGCCACCGCACGCCCGCTGCCGATCCAGTTGAGTCGTGGCGACTCATCTCAACCCTCCATGCGCAAACGGTATTTGTCAAGATAGTTGTCGCGATTCCTTAGGGAAAGTAAATGTTAAGATAGCGATTTTTTTGCAGCCGGAATAAGCGTCACTTTTTCAGGATTCAGCCAGACTTCATCTTTCAGGCTCCAGTCGCGAATGGTGCCAGACCAGCGATTAGGGTTTCTGGCTTTTGCGGCCAAATAAATCTCCTTGCGTTTCTCAAACACTTGGTGTGCTAATCCTTCATGCCGCTGGTTAGGTGTAATAAAATTCAGTCCGCTGTGTCGATGTTGTTCGTTGTACCAGCGAACAAATCGCATGACCCATTCACGCGCCTCTGACAAGGCCTTAAAGCCTTCCGTTGGATAGCCAGGACGGTACTTGCATGTGCGGAAAATCGATTCTGCGTAAGGGTTGTCGTTGCTGACGCGTGGTCGGCTTCGAGAGGGGGTAATGCCCAAACTGTACAGGGTCTCCAGCAACGTGGCCCCCTTCATCGGGCTTCCGTTATCCGAGTGAAGCACAAGCGGCTGCCGACGAATCACGCATTGCTCTCGCACGACCGTACGACGGATCAATTGACTGGCATGCTCGGCAGACTCTTCTTCCCAAATCTCCCAGCCTACAATTTTACGGCTGTACAAATCCAGGATGAGATACAGGTAGAAGAACAACCCCTTCACGGGCCCGGGCAACCAAGTGATATCCCACATCCATACTTCATTCGGGCCGCTCGCAGCGTGGCTGGTGATGGGTTTAAGGGTGCGTTTCTTGCTGCGCCCGCGATGGTGCTGCTGATTGTATTTATGCATCACCCGGTAAAAGCTGGACTCGGAGGCGATGTAGGTTCCTTCATCGGCCAGCGCCGGCACAATCTGGCTTGGCGGCAGGCTCCTGTACGGCGGCTGCTGAAGAACCTCCAGCACCTGCTGCTCTTCTGCATCGCTTAGCTTGTTAGCGGGTGTCGGCCGTTTGGCGTGAGGGCGTCCGTCTACGGTACCGCCTTGCTTGCGCCAGCGTTGCAGCGTTCGCTGAGTCAGTCCGAGCTCTCGGCAAGCAGCCGCTTCTCTTGCGCCGGCAGCAACGGCTTCTTGAATCAGTGTAAGGGCATGCTCGCGATCTGAGGCACTGATCATTCGTCCTCTTGGTCCCCCCAGATCGCTTGGGCCTTTTTTCGCAACACCAACAAGGCGGCGGCTTCGGCGAGCGCTGCTTCTTTGCGCTTAAGCTCTCGATTTAATGCCTTGTTCTCTTGCTCTTTCTCGCGGAGTTCCTTCTGAAGCCTGTTCGCTTGCGAGACGATTCCGCCATTGGCTTGCATACACGCATCCCGCCATGCTTCCACCTGCTCAACAAACAGCCCTTTTGTCCGACAATACTCTGCCAGTTCGATTTCGCTCAAACTTGCGGTTTCGACGACGACAGCGAACTTCTCCTGCGTACTCCAACGTTCGGGCTGTACGTCATCACCGGGTATCATACCTTGTGCTTTTGCCGCCTTCTTCCACTTAAATAAAGTCGTCTCCGATAGACCGATTTCCTTAGCAAGCCGACTGACCGGCTCGTTGTACGGGGGCATCATACGCTGTACAATGCTTTGCTTGAATTCTTTGGTTACGGGATTCAC
Coding sequences within it:
- a CDS encoding DUF445 domain-containing protein: MAREAKHTAAISLGIMGAGFLATFPADGHWAGALLHGGFEAGLVGGLADWFAVTALFRKPLGLPIPHTALLPRNRDKVVRSLIHVIENEFLTKESIKQKAGELRIGEKLLEIAEGRLPDIVRAAVLLGDYGLKHLPAERLAAFAAGELRRIAEKADAAAVLRALRNEILERGYEERALDFLLDKAEDLVSSDTARYQLGSMAASALGNLQVNGLMGFAVNAFVGFMSEDKLGYMLQGAILGKLREMTADEGHPLRVLLLNELRRALIDLDRNEALIRELDGAKSRLLEQWDAEAYLRRWIEELRDRTLEWIHSERFERDFALPLLAKLIERVRGNEELLNAFQNWTQTQISQIVERNHSKIGKLVQENLDKLDNDTLIAMMEDKLGKDLQWIRVNGAVCGFLIGLALEGINLML
- a CDS encoding HAD family hydrolase, encoding MIKALIFDFDGTIIDTETAWYVAFREAYQRYEVDLSLEMYSGCIGTSLHAFNPYEYLMTELKLPIDRDQFRVSVQERHAALMLQEAVRPGILHFLDSAKAAGLRIGLASSSDRAWIDRHLEQLNLKEYFEVIRTKDDVREVKPNPELYLQVLEAMGIANDEAVAIEDSPNGARAAVAAGLRCVVVPNEITQSLEFPELPGAIWAKSLEEVVFESLLTGSPVR
- a CDS encoding mannitol-1-phosphate 5-dehydrogenase, encoding MKSRRAVHFGAGNIGRGLVGLLLSQSGYEICFVARNEKQIELLQQRKQYTVTLANENRDTNVVRNVSAVHVKNDKALRQTIAEADLVTTAVGASSLPHIAESLAKGIAFRLRENKRPLNVIACENAVGGSAQLKKLVYRHLDEQSRERADRYVSFPNSIVDRIVPQQKNEDPLAVQVEPFFEWVVHRSGNMGDIGDIRGIQVVDKLEPYTERKLFTVNTGHCVAAYFGYLSGYRTIQEALKDARLRSKVEKVLHETGEMLIRKHGFNELEHRKYIRKTLERFANPALADKVIRVGRSPLRKLAPNDRLVRPALQALALGVEAPHLVSAIASALMFDYEGDPEAVRLQELIRKYGVSHALTGVTGIPEKNRLHALVAAEYGKMRQAAMRPPLGNMSTLGNMSK
- a CDS encoding acyl-CoA dehydrogenase — translated: MEDDSWIRSVRERSGPMERAGELDSDLIEAIYEEKLFKLFVPESMNGAMTPLPEALRAFERAAWIDGALGWAVTIGAGGGFFAATMDQERARELFSAREAVIAGSGLPTGRAVRAEGGYRVSGRWSYCSGALYASFFTANCVVVAAEAGEAGADRVGGADGAGGAGAERDDGAGRAGGAWAERDDGAGRAGGAWADRVGEADGAGGADAGRPPLVRSFAFLPWQVEVIRDWNAFGLRATGSHTIVVNDAFVPDDMTFDIMEPPRLADPIYRYPFLPFAQTSFAAVVLGIGRHFLDECAGFADERKADWEAVKPRKLELLLSSLAEWRREVDAAADRFHAAATETWAGFLRAGALSPEAERLVGRRSREAARTAVRAAEALFPQLGMTALRQDHPLNRTWRDLHTAAQHSVLQPDGDEENI
- a CDS encoding IS3 family transposase (programmed frameshift), with product MNPVTKEFKQSIVQRMMPPYNEPVSRLAKEIGLSETTLFKWKKAAKAQGMIPGDDVQPERWSTQEKFAVVVETASLSEIELAEYCRTKGLFVEQVEAWRDACMQANGGIVSQANRLQKELREKEQENKALNRELKRKEAALAEAAALLVLRKKAQANLGGPRGRMISASDREHALTLIQEAVAAGAREAAACRELGLTQRTLQRWRKQGGTVDGRPHAKRPTPANKLSDAEEQQVLEVLQQPPYRSLPPSQIVPALADEGTYIASESSFYRVMHKYNQQHHRGRSKKRTLKPITSHAASGPNEVWMWDITWLPGPVKGLFFYLYLILDLYSRKIVGWEIWEEESAEHASQLIRRTVVREQCVIRRQPLVLHSDNGSPMKGATLLETLYSLGITPSRSRPRVSNDNPYAESIFRTCKYRPGYPTEGFKALSEAREWVMRFVRWYNEQHRHSGLNFITPNQRHEGLAHQVFEKRKEIYLAAKARNPNRWSGTIRDWSLKDEVWLNPEKVTLIPAAKKSLS